The Chelonoidis abingdonii isolate Lonesome George chromosome 11, CheloAbing_2.0, whole genome shotgun sequence genomic interval CAATGCTGTGGTACAGAGGGCGAGTGGGAGCCGGGAGATGTGGTCCTCTCTGGATACAGCATGGGGGACACCATGACTGGAGactgcgcccagctctgggggcatGCACGTCAAACAGGACATCAgagggggtcagagaagagcgACGGGGACGATCCGAGGGCTGGAAAACCTGCGGCAGGAGCTCGATCTGTGGAGTTTCTCCAGAGACGGTTCAGGGGGGACTTGATCCCAGTCAGTCAGCATCTCCCTAGGGAGGAGATTttggggagcagagggctggTTAGCCCAGCCAGGacaggcagagcaggagctgaCAGCTGGGGGGGTGAGGCCACACGAGtcgagactggaaataaggggcaGATTTTCCCCAGGGAAGGAAACAGATCCTTGGAGTGACGGTCCCAGGGACTGGGCAGAGTCTCCATCGTTGAGCCGTCCATCGAGAGCAGGTGTCTCTTGCTGCAAGTGCCGCTATTGCTCAACCATCAGCTATGGGCTGGACGGAGGAATCCCTGGTTCTCTGGCCCgggctatgcaggaggtcagatgggaTGAGCAGaacagaaatagaacccaggagtccggactcccagcctcacctccctcccctgcatcaaATCCGTGACCGAagcaggaagggctggggtgggggtggggggtgattgACAAACAGCAAATCTGACACCAGTCAAATCCAATGCTGAGACCATCGACCTGTGGAACACCTTGCCACTGGATGCTGCCATGGCCAGTTGCTCGGCCAAAGGGGAGGATGTTGGGTCAGACAACAGAGAAGGCCTGGAATTAAAGCGGTGGCCTGGGGGACTCAGGGCCACAGGAAACTCATTGCCGATCACAGCGCAGAAGAAAGCAAGAGGTGGTCCTGTGAGTAAGGCTGCGTGGCTGTCCCAGAGGTCagggattctgtgactttccgtgacctcctTCACTTCTGCAGCCACCAGTGCAGGCTCAGGGGCCGGCAGCAACAGTTTaggtggggggtcagggctggggcaggtggttggggtgcggggtggtgcttacctggggtgggggggctccccagctcccactggcatgtccctgcagcttctaggtggaggggccagggagCTCAGCGTGCTACCTACggccgcaggcactgcccctgcagctcccattggctgcggttcttggccaatgggaactgtggagtcGGCACTTgtaggagcagcacacagagccccctggctgccccaccaactccaccccccagcacttGAAGGGGTCCTgggctctgtgcccccaccctcccaacaCCAGTGGTGGTCCTGGACCACCCCCTGAGCAcctgtgtccccacccccacgcctCCTGGGCCAAGTTTTAGTTaagggtatatagtaaaagtcagggacaggtcacaggccctgaatttttgtttactctccgggacctgtccatgatttttactaaaaatacctgggGCTAGAATGTGGCCTTGCCTAGGAGTTGTCTTGTTCTTTCCTTGGAAGCAGCTGGGCTTTGCTAGAGACAGGACaccagggtagatgggcccatTGAGCAGTTTTTCTTGCTCTTTGAGTGTTCCAGCTTTAGCTACTAGACCCCACTTCCaaaggcaggaatagaacccagctcccactgctctaaccactagaccccactcccaaaggcaggaatagaacccaggcgtcttGAGTCCCAGCCCTTAAGCAGGCCTAAGGCTGCCAGGTGGAAAGCCCCGTCCAGGCACAGAAGCTCGGCACTTTCTCCCGCTGGGTTAGACGTGTGCATTTGTGAAACCACTTCAGCTTTGAGGTTTTCTGCATCAGCCAGACGGCAGTTCCCCTTCCCGttgcctgcccccagcctgccgaGCCTCACATGTGCCAATCACGCTCAGGTCTGTGCTGGGGATCTGGCTGGCCAGGTGTCAAACACATTTATCCCCAGCGAGAAGGGAACGCAGTGGAGAGGGCTCTGACGTGAGGGCAAAGTTACTCTGAATTCTCAGCCTCCTGCCGCTGCTAATTCATAAATCTGTCCGTCTGGAACCCAGACGGGCCCCTGGATCGTTCCAGTCTTGTCTCCGGCACAGCCCAGGCGAGGGGCTCTCCATTAActcccctgtactgagcccaatccCTTGTGTTTGCCAAGAGCATCTTCCGGAAAAGCCACCAAGTGTTTGTCTggctgttcttaaaaccctccagagATGGGGATCCCAAAAGCACCCCTGGAAGCCAATTCCAGAGCGTCTCCCCCTTGAaagttagaaagtgtttcctaacCTCTGATCTAAAATGTACAAACTTAAATTTGGGGAGTAAAAGTGTTGAGTTTGCAATTTAAAAAgaattggtttttaaaaaatctttaaccTTGTTCTATTTTTAACCAAACAGCCAGcctgaaaactggattttttaaaatgtaaaaatcactgtttttcccccaaaaaaccagttttcaaaaatcaaaGCTTGGGCTAAAAGCTGTTTTTCTGAAAACTCAAGACTTTTATGAAGCCTCTGAATGGTTTTCATCAAAACTGACAGTTTTGAATCAAACCCCAAAGACAGTTATTGGAACCTGATTGGGTATTTTTCCCTTaccaaaaatctgttttcaaaaccCGAGCATTTGGGCTTAAAACGGTTTAGAAAAACTGAACATATGACTCAAATCCCACATTTTTTCTTACCAAAACTGCCATTTTTTATCCACCCTCCAAAACATTTACTGAAACTCCCAAATTTTTTTCTCCCCGTCAGTTtccaaaacctgaaaaaaatccagtttccacGTTTTTCATtgacaacaaaaaaaattgcGTTACATTCGTGAAAAGGAACCAGATCTGTTTTGAAATTCCTGGTGATAAATCACTGACGTGTCCAACTGGGTCCCTCCATTTCCCTATTACTCCAGAGTCTTTGctctcacttaggaaggaaaggGTCATACAAGGGTGCTGATGAGGATATTGCAAAAATCCTGGGCACAGAATGCTCAGATCAAGAGGTGACCCGTAGCTCTGtcttgtagcagtgagttccactggcCATATTCCTGTTGATCTGAGAATACCCAGCCTGGATAGTCTGGAGGACCAAAGGGTGCTCAGAGAAGTCCTGTCCAATGTTCCTAACCCTCTCTGGTATTTCTCCCTTCCTTGTCTTCCactttccctttcccccttcttTGTCGTCCCTTCTAATCCCTCTCCTGTCTCTCCCCAGGGCACCATGGACCGAGGCAACATGACTCTTCAACCAACCACTGGGGAGAATTCCAGCCAGATCCCAGCAGCTGTGAGCACCACTCACTTGGCCACAGCTGTGTTGCTCTTCACCACTTTCCTGGTGGGTATGGTGGGGAACGGGCTGTACCTGTGGGTGCTGGGACTGAAGATGAGGAGGACGGTGACCACCCTCTGGTTCCTTCACCTGGTCTCCTCTTacctcctcctcaccctgctgATCCCCTTCTTTGCCATCTACGTCCTCCTGGGTTTCCATTGGGTCTTCGGCACGGCCATGTGCAAGCTCCTGAATGCCTGCATCTCCGTGGGCATGTTCACCTCTGTCTTCCTTCTCACCCTCATCAGCCTGGACCGCTACATCCTCACTCACCGTCCCATCTGGTGCCGGCATCACCGTACCGTGCCCTGGGTCAGGAAGCTGGTCGTGGGCGTGTGGCTGGTCTCCTTAGCCCTCAGTGCTCCCTACCTGGCTTTCCGGGAGACCCGGGTGGTGGATGGGGGAAGAATCACCTGCACCAACAATTACACCCTCTCCGGAGTCTGGAATGGAGCCGAGCTGCAGGACCTGGGAAGACGGGTCCACCTGGCCGTCTTCGTGGTCCGGTTTCTgctgggcttcctgctgcccttctGCACCATCGCAGGATGCTATGGCTGCATGGGGCTGGAAATGAAGGAGAAGAGTTTGGCGCGAAGCAGGAAGCCCTTCAAAGTCATGGTCGCTGCGGTAGTTTCCTTCTTCCTCAGCTGGCTGCCCTACCACCTTTACCATGGCTTGAAGTTCTTCAAAGATGGGTGGGAGTTGGACTCCATCCTGATCATTTACACGCTCACCAGCTGCTTCAACACCTGCTTCACCCCTGTCTTCTACCTCTTCGTGGGGCGGAGCTTCCAGCAGGTGCTCAAGACATCCCTGCTTGCTCTGCTTCGGGAGACTTTTGCTGAAGACCTCAGCGGCAATGGTGCTATCTCTCATGAGAGCTCTGGGGTGGTAGCTGGCAAATTGGAGCTGTCTGAGCAAGTTACGGGGCCTCTGGATTCAGGGTCAGGGAGCTTAGAACCCAGGGTTCTAGATTAATTGATGTAGAGCTTAATGGCCTCTAGCTCTCCCGGCACCAGAAAGTCTGGTGTGATGCTGCAGGTTCTAGAATCATGTCATGTTCTGAAATGTCACAGATTCCAGATTTCTTGATGCTTTCACAAAAATCAGAATGGTTCTTGGCTGAGTCTAGAACACCATGGGTTCTAGTTCATCCCCCTTCAAGCCTCTGGCATGATTTCATATGTTCTAAATTAGCAATTTGTTCTTAACAGTGTGGGTTCTAGATATCTCCCCCTTTAAACTCCCGATGTAGCCCTCTATCTTCTAGCTTCCTGTTTTGTCCTATAGCTTCATGAGCTCCCAACCTGTTTTATCTCATCTAAAAACCACAATTTCTCTGTATGTTCTAGTTTTATGATTGGTTGAACGGGTTCTAAGTCAATCATGCTTTAAAACCCTGATGTTATCTAATGGGTTATGGATTCCTGACTGTTTCTTAGAACTCTGCATGTCCCAGATCGCAAATGCTCAATAACTCAATAGTTTCTAGTTCAGTCTAGAAGTACATGGGTTCTAGATCACTCACCATTTAAAACCCTGGTGTGACCCTGTGACTGTGGTCCTAGTGGGGGCCACCTAcggccatagaatcatagaatatcagggtcggaagggacctcatgaggtacctagtccaaccccctgctcaaagcaggactaatccccgactaaatcatcccagtctgaccttaaaaacttctaaggatggagattccaccacctcctagggaacccattccagtgcttcaccaccctcctagggaaaaagtttttcctaatatccaacctagacctcccccactgcaacttgagaccattactccttgttctgtcatctgccaccactgagaacagtctagctccatcctctttggaaccccccttcaggtagttgaaggctgctatcaaatccccctcactcttctcttctgcagactaaacaaacccagttccctcagcctctcctcgtaagtcatgtgctccagccccctaatcattttgttccctccgctggactctttccaatttttccacatccttcttgtagtgtgaggcccaaaactggacacagtgctccagatgagtcctcaccaatgtcaaatagagggatatgatcacatcccttgatttgctggcaatgcccctacttatacagccccaaatgccgttagccttcttggcaacaagggcacactgctgattcatatccagcttcttgtccactgtaaccgcTAGGTCCTTTTTtacagaactgcttcctagccattcagtccctagttgGTAACAGTgagtgggattcttccatccttagtgcaggactctgcacttttccttgttgaacctcatcaggtttcttttggcccaatcctctaatttggtCACTCAagtagggtgaactgcaaaggatGGGGCAGCCAAACCCCCAAAAGagggtggatattccaa includes:
- the LOC116838240 gene encoding putative G-protein coupled receptor 33 produces the protein MDRGNMTLQPTTGENSSQIPAAVSTTHLATAVLLFTTFLVGMVGNGLYLWVLGLKMRRTVTTLWFLHLVSSYLLLTLLIPFFAIYVLLGFHWVFGTAMCKLLNACISVGMFTSVFLLTLISLDRYILTHRPIWCRHHRTVPWVRKLVVGVWLVSLALSAPYLAFRETRVVDGGRITCTNNYTLSGVWNGAELQDLGRRVHLAVFVVRFLLGFLLPFCTIAGCYGCMGLEMKEKSLARSRKPFKVMVAAVVSFFLSWLPYHLYHGLKFFKDGWELDSILIIYTLTSCFNTCFTPVFYLFVGRSFQQVLKTSLLALLRETFAEDLSGNGAISHESSGVVAGKLELSEQVTGPLDSGSGSLEPRVLD